From the Streptomyces sp. NBC_00376 genome, one window contains:
- a CDS encoding putative phosphothreonine lyase domain-containing protein — protein sequence MTTPGFSSAGGTARRAGLPAPRGPGWTDLVRAPERLDEGLDEFGNRVAGKWMPKGIDLELWERIRGATIEGYLGTWSKILKDFTPACIYTRDYRDIDDLHHVLTVLRELGIEGWIDYKRDCDTARGLYGRGALHWFSPPGTVSIEAPKWSVGREMDHGSAVPTPGWFQA from the coding sequence ATGACCACCCCGGGCTTTTCGTCTGCTGGCGGGACCGCGAGGCGTGCCGGGTTGCCGGCCCCGAGGGGCCCTGGGTGGACCGACTTGGTCCGTGCTCCGGAGAGACTGGATGAGGGTCTGGACGAGTTCGGTAACCGAGTCGCTGGGAAGTGGATGCCCAAGGGCATCGACCTGGAGCTGTGGGAACGGATCCGGGGTGCCACAATCGAGGGGTATCTCGGAACTTGGTCCAAGATCCTGAAGGACTTCACCCCGGCCTGTATCTATACCCGGGACTACCGCGACATCGACGACCTGCACCATGTCCTGACCGTGCTGCGGGAACTCGGGATCGAAGGCTGGATCGACTACAAGCGGGACTGTGATACGGCCCGAGGGCTGTACGGGCGTGGGGCCCTGCACTGGTTCTCGCCGCCAGGCACCGTGAGCATTGAGGCTCCGAAGTGGTCGGTGGGCCGCGAGATGGACCACGGGTCCGCCGTGCCGACTCCGGGCTGGTTCCAGGCCTGA
- a CDS encoding DinB family protein, giving the protein MERMNDQPARWTQATVYPDMWTDPDNDPRNSEGIGPDGEQATLDGYLTDYRLTLRMKCEGLGAEQMARRSVPPSTMSLLGLVRHLAEVERDWRNWISDNEPLSKLYGKRDADFDEAVADQAVVDAAYADLEREQAATDAALAEHPDLGERLGKDRISVRELLVHRIEEYARHCGHADLLRECIDGRVGQ; this is encoded by the coding sequence ATGGAACGCATGAATGATCAACCCGCACGATGGACCCAGGCCACCGTCTACCCCGACATGTGGACTGACCCGGACAACGACCCCCGCAACAGCGAAGGAATCGGTCCGGATGGCGAACAAGCCACGCTGGATGGCTACCTGACGGACTATCGGCTGACCCTGCGGATGAAGTGCGAGGGCCTGGGCGCGGAGCAGATGGCCCGTCGCTCGGTGCCGCCGTCGACGATGTCGCTGCTCGGCCTGGTCCGGCACCTCGCTGAGGTGGAACGGGACTGGCGTAACTGGATCAGTGACAATGAGCCGCTGTCGAAGCTGTACGGCAAGCGTGACGCGGACTTCGACGAAGCCGTCGCCGATCAGGCCGTGGTCGATGCCGCGTACGCCGATCTGGAGCGCGAGCAGGCGGCGACCGACGCCGCGCTCGCCGAGCACCCGGACCTGGGCGAGCGTCTAGGAAAGGACAGGATCTCCGTCCGGGAGTTGCTGGTGCACAGGATCGAGGAGTACGCCCGCCACTGCGGGCACGCAGACCTGCTGCGCGAGTGCATCGACGGAAGAGTGGGCCAGTGA
- a CDS encoding DUF7144 family membrane protein, which yields MTAMPNKTPPGPKGSGARIDGASQVAGALLMISGPLSILLGASGIAEDNLFAASTRYVYRFDLTAWGVIHLVVGVALVVAGLAILTNKSWGRGAGVAVTGISMITQFMFVPYYPAWAIPVMALDLVILFALTRFHVGADGGR from the coding sequence ATGACAGCGATGCCGAATAAGACACCGCCAGGGCCCAAGGGGTCCGGCGCGAGGATCGACGGTGCGTCCCAGGTAGCCGGGGCCCTGCTGATGATCAGCGGGCCGCTCAGCATTCTCCTGGGCGCGTCCGGTATCGCAGAGGACAACCTGTTCGCCGCCTCGACCCGTTACGTCTACCGGTTCGATCTCACGGCCTGGGGCGTGATTCACCTCGTGGTCGGTGTGGCGCTCGTCGTTGCCGGGCTGGCGATCCTGACGAACAAGAGCTGGGGTCGCGGGGCCGGTGTGGCGGTGACGGGGATCAGCATGATCACGCAGTTCATGTTCGTTCCGTACTATCCGGCCTGGGCCATCCCTGTCATGGCACTCGACCTCGTGATCCTTTTCGCGCTGACGAGGTTCCATGTGGGAGCCGACGGAGGCCGGTGA
- a CDS encoding ParB/RepB/Spo0J family partition protein, giving the protein MSKAKNLGAGASFAQARPISARRAAIGAATGVPTAGVPEPTELSLNLISQNPDNPREELRDLEGLAESIAEIGLVNAVTVASIEAYLEERPHRAADLDEGARYIIVDGHRRLAAARLAGAAKIRVSVDNALVSTDEALLEAAFVANVHRDDMNPLEQAQALRTLVDFYGSQTKAAKRLGIAQSTISSKLSVLDLDPQLQADLVEGRRKIEHVRNLSKLPPDEQRQQADARAAAGVQRRSAVRELSRRDSPEGGGEAETSDGAGASGSSGEQGASVSRRDNPGEGPEEVSRRDSSEESHAALSRRDSPSEEQAVLSRRDNPGARQAELSRRDSSEAQEPASATHDEVPGQRSEHAGHQVAPAQLAPGESGIVALGKVTKMPWHDGHQVADLVLRKMDEAQRKILVDRILAEGTNSVR; this is encoded by the coding sequence GTGAGTAAGGCCAAGAACCTTGGCGCCGGCGCCTCCTTCGCCCAGGCCCGACCCATCAGCGCTCGTCGGGCCGCGATCGGCGCTGCTACGGGTGTGCCGACGGCGGGTGTGCCCGAGCCGACCGAGCTTTCTCTGAATCTCATCAGTCAGAACCCTGACAACCCCCGCGAGGAGCTCCGCGATCTTGAGGGTCTGGCGGAGAGCATCGCAGAGATCGGCCTCGTCAACGCCGTGACGGTGGCCTCCATCGAGGCTTACTTGGAGGAGCGGCCGCATCGCGCGGCCGACCTCGACGAGGGGGCCCGGTACATCATCGTCGACGGTCACCGTCGTCTTGCCGCAGCACGTCTTGCCGGAGCTGCGAAGATTCGCGTCAGCGTCGACAACGCCCTTGTCTCTACGGATGAGGCGCTGCTCGAGGCAGCCTTCGTGGCCAACGTCCACCGCGACGACATGAACCCGTTGGAGCAGGCTCAGGCCCTTCGTACGCTCGTCGACTTCTACGGTTCTCAGACCAAGGCTGCCAAGCGGCTCGGCATTGCGCAGTCGACCATTTCCTCGAAGCTATCCGTTCTCGACCTCGATCCTCAGCTCCAGGCGGACCTGGTGGAGGGGCGCCGCAAGATCGAGCACGTACGGAATCTCTCCAAGCTGCCACCCGATGAGCAGCGCCAGCAGGCGGATGCGCGGGCTGCCGCGGGGGTTCAGCGGCGCTCGGCAGTGCGGGAGCTATCACGGCGTGATAGCCCGGAGGGCGGGGGAGAGGCTGAGACGTCAGATGGTGCCGGTGCTTCGGGTAGCTCCGGGGAACAGGGGGCGTCAGTATCACGGCGTGATAATCCGGGGGAGGGACCGGAAGAAGTATCACGGCGTGATAGCTCGGAGGAGAGTCATGCTGCCCTATCACGGCGTGATAGCCCGAGCGAGGAACAGGCCGTCCTATCACGGCGTGATAATCCCGGAGCTCGGCAGGCTGAGCTATCACGCCGTGATAGCTCCGAGGCCCAGGAGCCAGCATCGGCGACACACGATGAGGTGCCTGGACAGCGGTCGGAGCATGCCGGGCACCAGGTCGCACCGGCTCAGCTCGCGCCGGGGGAGTCGGGCATCGTCGCGCTCGGCAAGGTGACGAAGATGCCCTGGCACGACGGTCATCAGGTCGCCGACCTCGTACTGAGGAAGATGGACGAGGCGCAGCGGAAGATCCTCGTCGACAGGATCCTCGCGGAAGGCACCAACTCCGTTCGGTGA
- a CDS encoding FAD-dependent monooxygenase — translation MQGEHPVRAQVVVVGGGPVGMLVAAELAGYGVDTVLLESRAEVSGQPKATTLHARAVQTLARRGHLPGDGYPYTGGAAESPFHFAGLPGLVITAPAREPEPILKSPQAELERHFGARARAAGARVLREHRVTEVVQEDGGVRVTAEGPEGSVVCFAEYVVGADGARSTVRDRAGIASDTHPATVSALMGTVTLAQPDALAKGWHRTPRGWIVAKHDAEGSTHIRTLNCTGAHADRQQPPTLAELQQEVSWIAGRDIAMDAPRWLSRFSDFARLARSYRAGRVFLVGDAAHVHFPIGGQGLSAGVLDALNLGWKLALAVHGSADAGLLGTYDLERRPVARKVIEQTQAQLALMRSGPELDALRGVFTGILSADRAHGHLGDMISAQDTVLPDRTGGPSGGATGTFLRNAVLSSADGETDVMGLLREGRPLLLLLGEEGDGHREAARGWEGILNVVHARPTAEVPYEALLVRPDGYIAWLPGGHDLREALSAYFVEDAVSAGHR, via the coding sequence GTGCAGGGGGAACATCCGGTACGGGCACAGGTCGTGGTGGTCGGTGGGGGACCGGTCGGCATGCTCGTCGCCGCCGAACTGGCGGGGTACGGGGTCGACACCGTGCTCCTGGAATCCCGGGCCGAGGTGTCCGGGCAGCCGAAGGCGACCACGCTGCATGCCCGTGCGGTGCAGACGCTGGCCCGGCGTGGCCACCTGCCGGGGGACGGGTACCCGTACACCGGTGGCGCGGCGGAGAGCCCCTTCCACTTCGCGGGTCTGCCCGGACTGGTGATCACGGCTCCCGCACGTGAACCCGAGCCGATCCTCAAGTCCCCCCAGGCGGAGTTGGAGCGGCACTTCGGGGCGCGGGCGCGGGCGGCCGGGGCGCGGGTCCTGCGCGAGCACCGGGTGACCGAGGTCGTCCAGGAGGACGGCGGGGTACGGGTCACGGCCGAAGGGCCGGAGGGGAGCGTGGTCTGCTTCGCCGAGTACGTGGTGGGGGCGGACGGCGCCCGCAGCACGGTCCGGGACCGGGCGGGCATTGCTTCCGACACTCATCCGGCGACGGTGTCCGCGCTCATGGGTACCGTCACGCTCGCGCAGCCGGACGCGCTCGCCAAGGGCTGGCACCGTACCCCGCGCGGCTGGATCGTGGCCAAGCACGATGCGGAGGGCAGCACACACATCCGGACGCTGAACTGCACCGGCGCCCATGCGGACCGGCAGCAGCCCCCCACGCTGGCGGAGTTGCAGCAGGAGGTGTCCTGGATCGCGGGCCGGGACATCGCGATGGACGCACCGCGCTGGCTCAGCAGGTTCAGCGACTTCGCGCGGCTGGCCCGGAGCTACCGTGCGGGGCGGGTCTTTCTGGTGGGCGACGCGGCGCATGTGCACTTCCCGATCGGGGGACAGGGCCTCAGCGCCGGGGTGCTCGACGCCCTGAATCTGGGCTGGAAGCTGGCGCTGGCGGTGCACGGATCGGCGGACGCGGGTCTGCTGGGCACCTACGACCTGGAGCGCCGTCCCGTCGCCCGGAAGGTCATCGAACAGACACAGGCGCAGCTCGCGCTGATGCGGTCAGGCCCCGAACTCGATGCGTTGCGGGGCGTGTTCACCGGAATTCTGTCGGCGGACCGTGCGCACGGGCATCTCGGCGACATGATCAGCGCGCAGGACACGGTGCTTCCGGACCGGACCGGTGGGCCCTCCGGCGGGGCAACGGGAACGTTCCTGCGCAATGCGGTGCTCAGCTCGGCGGACGGCGAGACGGATGTGATGGGGCTGCTGCGCGAGGGCAGGCCGCTGCTGCTGCTCCTCGGCGAGGAGGGCGACGGCCACCGGGAGGCGGCCCGGGGGTGGGAGGGGATTCTGAACGTGGTCCACGCCCGGCCCACCGCCGAGGTGCCGTACGAGGCGTTGCTGGTGCGGCCCGACGGCTACATCGCCTGGCTGCCGGGCGGCCATGATCTGAGGGAGGCGTTGTCGGCGTACTTCGTCGAGGACGCCGTGTCTGCGGGGCACCGTTGA
- a CDS encoding ParA family protein, which produces MTTPDIRGDREKVVSKLPSWLRQELKVRAVQHGIDMQDAVEAGITAWRGLGSNLSPIDTSGAESFATFLPSQLWAGFRSDCKRRGVSLIQGLAQSVRVWLDSHPAPAVRRPDIVRRVVICNQKGGVGKTAVTAGTGEALAEDATALVPVRVSKHFAALLEEDEEVANDPLALEDLPGLGQRVLLVDFDPQGHLTKQLGHAPLAMDGDSLTNHMAGDGKGSLSDLIVTIEEDRFGGRLHLLPACTDAFLLDVRLASVRAREAALERALAAVEPDYDVILIDCPPSLGLSMDAATYYGRRRPQEVPGNSGVLIVVQAEDSSADAYELLTSQIEDMRNDLALDVDYLGLVVNHYDARRGYIATSSLQSWMAIKDPRVVGVIGDLKEQKEAVRAKRPLLAYAPRCEQSVALRALAREISK; this is translated from the coding sequence ATGACGACACCCGACATCCGGGGCGACCGAGAGAAGGTCGTCTCGAAGCTGCCCTCCTGGCTTCGCCAGGAACTCAAGGTCCGCGCCGTTCAGCACGGCATCGACATGCAGGACGCCGTGGAAGCCGGCATCACTGCCTGGCGCGGTCTCGGCTCCAACCTCTCCCCCATCGATACTTCTGGGGCGGAATCCTTCGCGACGTTCCTGCCTTCCCAGCTGTGGGCCGGATTCCGTTCGGACTGCAAGCGCCGCGGGGTTTCGCTCATCCAGGGCCTGGCCCAGTCCGTGCGGGTCTGGTTGGACAGTCATCCTGCGCCCGCGGTTCGGCGCCCCGATATCGTCCGACGCGTCGTCATCTGCAATCAGAAGGGCGGCGTCGGCAAGACCGCCGTGACTGCCGGGACCGGCGAAGCTCTCGCGGAAGACGCCACCGCCCTTGTGCCGGTCCGTGTCTCCAAGCACTTCGCCGCACTTCTCGAAGAGGACGAGGAGGTCGCCAATGATCCGCTCGCTCTGGAGGATCTGCCCGGGCTCGGACAGCGCGTTCTTCTCGTCGACTTCGACCCCCAGGGACACCTCACCAAGCAGCTCGGCCATGCTCCCCTCGCCATGGACGGGGACTCTCTCACCAATCACATGGCCGGTGACGGCAAGGGTTCGCTGAGCGATCTCATCGTGACGATCGAGGAGGACCGGTTCGGCGGGCGTCTGCACCTTCTGCCCGCCTGCACCGATGCCTTCCTCCTCGACGTGCGACTCGCCTCCGTCCGTGCACGCGAAGCCGCTCTCGAACGTGCCCTTGCCGCGGTCGAGCCCGATTACGACGTCATCCTGATCGACTGCCCTCCCAGCCTCGGGCTCAGCATGGACGCTGCTACTTACTACGGGCGCCGTCGCCCGCAGGAAGTGCCGGGCAACTCCGGCGTTCTCATCGTCGTCCAGGCCGAGGACAGCAGTGCCGACGCCTACGAGCTGCTCACGTCGCAGATCGAGGACATGCGCAATGACCTCGCGCTCGACGTCGACTACCTCGGGCTGGTCGTCAACCACTACGACGCCCGCCGCGGTTACATCGCCACTTCCTCCCTCCAGTCCTGGATGGCCATAAAGGATCCGCGCGTCGTGGGCGTCATCGGAGACCTCAAGGAACAGAAGGAAGCCGTCCGTGCCAAGCGGCCCCTGCTTGCCTACGCACCCCGCTGCGAACAGTCCGTTGCCCTCCGCGCCCTCGCCCGGGAGATCAGCAAGTGA
- a CDS encoding DUF6009 family protein: protein MSALIAEDEIVDEMDLVWLEDISRLDYVRQSLDRLPTRRGRPAYHRDGRMVGYALLGPKAKPSRSSGTFRRRVFWLLPHDRDTEPDGLYARGAPAEAVDVRTLAPGSKGHKTERSEGGPMSSTMRELQP, encoded by the coding sequence ATGAGTGCCCTCATCGCAGAGGACGAGATCGTCGACGAGATGGACCTCGTCTGGCTTGAGGACATCAGTCGGCTCGACTATGTCCGACAGAGCCTGGACCGGTTGCCGACCCGGCGTGGCAGACCCGCGTACCACCGTGACGGCCGGATGGTCGGGTACGCCCTGCTGGGCCCGAAGGCCAAGCCGTCCCGTTCCTCCGGCACGTTCAGGCGGCGGGTGTTCTGGCTGCTGCCGCACGACCGGGACACCGAGCCCGACGGGCTGTACGCGAGGGGGGCGCCGGCGGAGGCCGTGGATGTGCGGACGCTGGCGCCGGGCAGCAAGGGGCACAAGACCGAGCGTTCGGAGGGCGGACCGATGTCGTCCACGATGCGGGAGCTCCAGCCCTAG
- a CDS encoding bifunctional DNA primase/polymerase, with translation MAAELQVSRSDPRQFVRSASVASQPLTTASWCARQGWPVHPLAPGRKTPVGNCEVCRVQGHARGGCDCIRAGRWCHGFHAATLDFDRIQQWWGSRPDLGVGVATGPAGLVVIDIDAHACELPDRDRLLPGVGISAGVDLTGLANGFHTLGVLAALRGAASPADDESTLRVRTPSGGLHVWYRNDGGHRWQCSSGSGGGRALAWQVDVRAHGGYIVAPGTVTPAGIYRPVGTVRVPAPLPAWLARELERTGHLPSASVPGTRPVPPRARQAVLAAGGGRGAGDRVLTGVLAEVSACAAVPEGAAFSEKLNRAAYTAGGLVAAGHITEAEATRVLQDAAEQARPGQQRRCLAIIRSGLSAGLARPLSLGGRA, from the coding sequence ATGGCAGCTGAGCTGCAGGTTTCGCGCAGCGACCCACGGCAGTTCGTGAGATCTGCATCGGTCGCTTCGCAGCCTCTGACAACTGCCTCGTGGTGTGCGCGCCAGGGGTGGCCGGTTCATCCTCTTGCTCCGGGCCGTAAAACGCCTGTGGGCAACTGTGAGGTGTGCCGTGTTCAAGGTCATGCCCGAGGGGGGTGTGACTGTATTCGTGCGGGTCGCTGGTGTCATGGGTTTCATGCGGCAACGCTTGATTTCGACCGGATCCAGCAGTGGTGGGGATCCCGGCCCGATCTCGGGGTGGGGGTCGCCACCGGTCCGGCCGGCCTCGTGGTCATCGATATCGATGCGCATGCGTGCGAACTCCCCGACCGTGACCGGCTGCTGCCCGGTGTCGGGATATCCGCCGGGGTCGACCTGACCGGGCTGGCCAATGGCTTCCACACCCTGGGCGTGCTGGCTGCACTGCGCGGCGCGGCCAGCCCGGCGGACGACGAGTCGACGCTCCGGGTCCGCACCCCGTCCGGGGGACTCCACGTGTGGTACCGCAACGACGGCGGGCACCGGTGGCAGTGCTCCTCCGGGTCGGGCGGTGGCCGTGCCCTCGCCTGGCAGGTCGATGTCCGGGCGCACGGTGGGTACATCGTGGCGCCCGGGACCGTGACCCCTGCAGGGATCTACCGGCCCGTGGGGACCGTACGGGTTCCGGCTCCGCTTCCCGCCTGGCTCGCCAGGGAACTGGAGCGCACCGGGCATCTGCCGTCCGCGTCCGTGCCGGGGACCCGGCCGGTGCCGCCCCGGGCCAGGCAGGCGGTTCTCGCGGCCGGTGGTGGCCGCGGTGCGGGGGACCGAGTGCTGACCGGTGTTCTCGCCGAGGTTTCCGCGTGTGCGGCAGTACCCGAAGGCGCCGCGTTCTCCGAGAAGTTGAACCGGGCTGCGTACACAGCAGGGGGGCTGGTCGCGGCGGGGCACATCACGGAGGCCGAAGCCACGCGTGTGTTGCAGGATGCGGCCGAGCAGGCCCGCCCGGGGCAACAGCGGCGTTGCCTGGCGATCATCCGGAGTGGGCTGAGCGCAGGTCTGGCACGTCCGCTGTCCCTCGGGGGGCGGGCGTGA
- a CDS encoding DUF1062 domain-containing protein, translating into MLNNWVVMPTCLPLVRRRCHSCASERFRTSGKFRVNANHKLIDAWLLALCTVCGQTTKLTVLERMNVRSVRLELLDRLHGNDPGLAAELLQDPVIRRRNRITLDWDNAWRLDTGRSDHLEHEVNDVSVRFAARIPIRPVQLIAQGFGLSRTEVERLVTEGNLVSATRLNGKLSGDFAFLLKR; encoded by the coding sequence GTGCTCAATAACTGGGTAGTCATGCCCACCTGCCTGCCGCTCGTTCGCCGTCGCTGCCACTCGTGCGCGTCCGAGCGGTTCCGGACAAGCGGTAAATTCCGTGTCAACGCGAACCACAAGCTCATCGATGCCTGGCTCCTCGCGCTCTGTACCGTCTGCGGACAAACGACAAAGCTCACGGTCCTGGAGCGGATGAATGTGCGCTCCGTACGGCTTGAGCTGCTGGACCGGCTGCATGGCAACGACCCTGGCCTCGCAGCCGAGCTGCTCCAGGATCCGGTCATACGGCGTCGTAATCGCATCACTCTCGACTGGGACAACGCCTGGCGCCTCGATACCGGAAGATCAGATCATCTGGAGCACGAGGTAAATGACGTCTCAGTACGCTTCGCAGCACGGATCCCTATCCGGCCCGTACAACTGATCGCTCAGGGTTTCGGCCTCTCACGGACCGAGGTCGAGAGGCTGGTCACGGAGGGGAATCTCGTCTCCGCGACCCGGTTGAACGGCAAGCTCTCCGGTGACTTCGCCTTCCTGCTCAAGCGCTGA
- a CDS encoding ScbR family autoregulator-binding transcription factor: protein MAEQLRAIRTRQTILSAAAKIFEEHGYQAATISQILTEAGVTKGALYFHFHSKEDLAQGVLAEQDRRIIVPPRASKVQEIVDVVMLHAHQLQTDPMVRAGVRLTMDQLAQSLDRSGPFLRWAEVGHELLQMAQAQGELLPHITPSETADVIVGSFAGIQSMSQAVCEYNDLVRRVSALMRHVLPSAVVPSVLASLDLSEGRGAAVYDEALKAADIRDLVDTAG from the coding sequence GTGGCTGAGCAGCTACGAGCCATCCGTACCCGTCAGACGATTCTTTCGGCTGCGGCCAAGATCTTCGAGGAACACGGGTACCAAGCGGCCACGATCTCCCAGATCCTCACCGAGGCAGGCGTCACCAAGGGCGCCCTGTATTTCCACTTCCACTCCAAGGAAGACCTGGCTCAAGGCGTCCTCGCCGAGCAGGACCGACGGATCATCGTCCCTCCCCGCGCCTCCAAGGTGCAGGAGATCGTGGACGTCGTGATGCTGCATGCCCACCAGTTGCAGACCGACCCCATGGTCCGCGCCGGCGTGCGGCTGACCATGGACCAGCTGGCGCAGAGCCTCGACCGCAGCGGCCCGTTCCTGCGCTGGGCCGAGGTCGGCCACGAGCTGCTCCAAATGGCGCAGGCCCAGGGCGAGTTGCTGCCCCACATCACGCCGTCCGAGACAGCCGATGTCATCGTGGGTTCCTTCGCCGGCATTCAGTCCATGTCGCAGGCCGTCTGCGAGTACAACGACCTGGTCCGCCGGGTCTCCGCCCTGATGCGTCACGTACTGCCCAGCGCGGTGGTGCCTTCCGTCCTCGCCTCGCTCGACCTCTCCGAGGGCCGGGGAGCCGCGGTCTACGACGAGGCACTGAAGGCGGCCGACATAAGGGACCTCGTCGACACGGCGGGCTGA
- a CDS encoding Helicase associated domain protein has protein sequence MEQLEMVWSEQEAAWADGVAVARQDAAVHGHFLPTTTAVWDGHPIGVWAKKARAAARRARENEELHAADRPVPSAAGAMTQARRDELDAIDPGWCPAWDTGWQRCYRLVQNHVQAGGTLPEAAGDVVVQGEDLGHWVTAQRFGWEQLLPVQQ, from the coding sequence GTGGAGCAGCTCGAGATGGTGTGGTCGGAGCAGGAGGCGGCCTGGGCGGATGGGGTCGCCGTCGCCAGGCAGGACGCCGCCGTCCACGGCCACTTCCTCCCGACGACCACCGCGGTATGGGACGGGCATCCGATCGGGGTGTGGGCGAAGAAGGCCCGTGCGGCAGCACGGAGGGCGCGGGAGAACGAGGAGCTGCACGCGGCCGACCGCCCCGTCCCTTCGGCGGCCGGGGCGATGACCCAGGCGCGGCGGGATGAGCTGGACGCGATCGATCCGGGGTGGTGCCCTGCCTGGGACACCGGGTGGCAGCGGTGCTACCGGCTGGTCCAGAACCACGTCCAGGCCGGCGGAACGCTCCCGGAGGCTGCGGGTGACGTCGTGGTCCAGGGCGAAGACCTCGGACACTGGGTCACGGCGCAGCGGTTCGGGTGGGAACAGCTCCTGCCCGTACAGCAATGA
- a CDS encoding DNA primase family protein has product MSVDEERALSAFDVQAVAAQILAQPVPAPRQSEESARYEAVAAPEGDGEATADGLLPDTLTDRGNAKLFVKLYSNDYRHVPGIGWYRWDGTRWQIDEDDTVMWSAGDLAESIATTDPRGVYTPTALQQHRRRTLSTSGMNAMLTQAKSAPGMVLNAARLDADPYALCTPAGVVDLRSGRIRPAEPTKDFHSRSTSAAPEPMPTPRWNRFLTDTFGEGPDGAEMIDFLQLLLGYSVTGDVGAQVMPFLFGSGKNGKSVLLDVLMKLLGDYADAAPPGFLMSRPYEGHPTDLAELHGRRVIVCSEVKPGDRFDEARVKLLTGGDRIKARRMRQDFFSFEPTHKMWLLGNHRPEVGTGGFAFWRRMRLIPFERVVSDDRKIDNLADILVTQEGPGILNWLIEGARRYLGGDKDLAGPERVRIATTAYAETEDHTGRFVHETCRLEADLRAEQSQLYAAYRSWCQNEGAPAISSRAFAARVREVVGLASPKEMILSNQRKYYPGIGLLADEETV; this is encoded by the coding sequence GTGAGTGTGGACGAGGAGAGAGCACTGTCTGCCTTCGACGTCCAGGCGGTGGCCGCGCAGATCCTCGCGCAGCCCGTCCCGGCGCCCAGGCAGAGCGAGGAATCCGCGCGGTACGAGGCCGTGGCCGCCCCGGAGGGGGACGGCGAGGCGACGGCGGACGGGCTGTTGCCCGACACGCTGACGGACCGCGGTAACGCCAAGTTGTTCGTCAAGCTCTACTCCAACGACTACCGGCACGTCCCCGGGATCGGCTGGTACCGGTGGGACGGCACCCGGTGGCAGATCGACGAGGACGACACGGTGATGTGGTCGGCGGGCGATCTGGCGGAGTCCATCGCCACCACCGATCCGCGAGGCGTCTACACCCCGACCGCGTTGCAGCAGCACCGCCGCCGCACGCTGAGCACCAGCGGGATGAACGCGATGCTGACGCAGGCGAAGTCCGCCCCGGGGATGGTGCTCAACGCGGCGCGGCTGGACGCGGATCCGTACGCGTTGTGCACGCCCGCGGGCGTCGTCGACCTGCGTTCCGGGCGCATCCGTCCTGCCGAGCCCACGAAGGACTTCCATTCCCGGTCCACCTCGGCCGCACCTGAGCCGATGCCGACGCCGCGCTGGAACCGGTTCCTGACCGACACCTTCGGCGAGGGGCCGGACGGTGCGGAGATGATCGACTTTCTCCAGCTGCTGCTCGGCTACTCCGTCACCGGGGATGTCGGCGCCCAGGTCATGCCGTTCCTGTTCGGCTCAGGGAAGAACGGCAAGTCCGTACTGCTGGATGTGCTGATGAAGCTGCTCGGGGACTACGCGGACGCGGCGCCTCCGGGGTTCCTGATGTCACGTCCGTACGAGGGGCATCCCACCGATTTGGCCGAGCTGCACGGCCGGCGCGTGATCGTGTGCAGTGAGGTCAAGCCGGGGGACCGCTTCGACGAGGCGCGGGTCAAACTGTTGACCGGTGGTGACCGCATCAAGGCGCGCCGGATGCGGCAGGACTTCTTCAGCTTCGAGCCGACGCACAAGATGTGGCTGCTCGGCAACCACCGCCCCGAGGTGGGCACGGGTGGGTTCGCGTTCTGGCGGCGGATGCGGCTGATCCCGTTCGAGCGGGTCGTCTCCGACGACCGCAAGATCGACAACCTGGCGGACATCCTCGTCACTCAGGAGGGTCCGGGCATCCTCAACTGGCTCATCGAGGGCGCCCGTCGCTACCTGGGGGGCGACAAGGACCTGGCGGGCCCCGAGCGGGTCCGCATCGCGACCACGGCGTACGCCGAGACCGAGGACCACACCGGGCGCTTCGTCCACGAGACCTGTCGGCTTGAGGCCGATCTGCGGGCGGAGCAGTCGCAGCTCTACGCGGCCTACAGGAGCTGGTGCCAGAATGAGGGTGCTCCGGCGATATCGTCCCGGGCTTTCGCGGCACGTGTTCGCGAGGTGGTGGGACTGGCGTCACCGAAGGAAATGATCCTTTCCAATCAGCGCAAGTACTACCCGGGCATCGGCCTGCTCGCGGACGAGGAGACAGTATGA